A genomic segment from Dendropsophus ebraccatus isolate aDenEbr1 chromosome 7, aDenEbr1.pat, whole genome shotgun sequence encodes:
- the RBPJ gene encoding recombining binding protein suppressor of hairless isoform X1, with amino-acid sequence MAPVVTGKFGERPQPKRLTREAMRNYLKERGDQTVLILHAKVAQKSYGNEKRFFCPPPCVYLMGSGWKKKKEQMERDGCSEQESQPCAFIGIGNSEQEMQQLNLEGKNYCTAKTLYISDSDKRKHFMLSVKMFYGNSDDIGVFLSKRIKVISKPSKKKQSLKNADLCIASGTKVALFNRLRSQTVSTRYLHVEGGNFHASSQQWGAFYIHLLDDDESEGEEFTVRDGYIHYGQTVKLVCSVTGMALPRLIIRKVDKQTALLDADDPVSQLHKCAFYLKDTERMYLCLSQERIIQFQATPCPKEPNKEMINDGASWTIISTDKAEYTFYEGMGPVHAPVTPVPVVESLQLNGGGDVAMLELTGQNFTPNLRVWFGDVEAETMYRCAESMLCVVPDISAFREGWRWVRQPVQVPVTLVRNDGIIYSTSLTFTYTPEPGPRPHCSAAGAILRANSSLLASNDPSTNSEGSYTNVSTNSTNVTSSAAAVVS; translated from the exons GAAGTTTGGGGAGCGGCCTCAACCCAAACGCCTCACAAG aGAAGCAATGCGTAACTATTTAAAAGAGCGGGGCGATCAGACCGTACTTATCCTACATGCTAAAGTTGCACAGAAGTCCTATGGCAATGAGAAAAG GTTCTTTTGCCCTCCCCCTTGTGTTTATCTCATGGGCAGTGGttggaagaaaaagaaagaacagatggAAAGAGATGGCTGCTCTGAGCAGGAATCCCAGCCCTGTGCCTTCATTGGCATTGGGAACAGCGAGCAAGAGATGCAGCAGCTGAACCTGGAAGGAAAG AACTATTGCACTGCCAAAACCCTGTACATATCTGACTCAGACAAGAGGAAGCACTTCATGTTATCGGTGAAAATGTTCTATGGGAATAGTGACGACATTGGCGTGTTCCTAAGCAAACGTATCAAGGTTATCTCTAAGCCATCAAAAAAGAAGCAGTCGCTGAAAAATGCAGACT TATGTATTGCATCAGGGACAAAAGTGGCACTATTCAACCGCCTGCGATCACAGACGGTCAGTACAAGATATTTACACGTCGAAGGTGGAAATTTCCATGCCAGTTCGCAACAATGGGGAGCGTTTTATATCCACCTTT TGGACGATGATGAATCAGAAGGAGAAGAATTTACAGTGCGGGATGGTTACATACATTATGGACAGACAGTAAAACTTGTATGCTCGGTTACTGGCATGGCACTCCCTAGGCTG attatccGGAAGGTGGATAAACAGACTGCTTTGTTAGATGCAGATGATCCAGTTTCTCAGCTCCACAAATGTGCGTTCTACCTGAAGGACACAGAGAGAATGTACTTATGCCTTTCTCAGGAACGAATAATCCAGTTTCAA GCCACTCCATGCCCCAAAGAGCCAAACAAAGAGATGATCAATGACGGTGCTTCATGGACAATCATTAGCACAGATAAGGCAGAGTACACGTTCTATGAAGGCATGGGACCCGTACACGCACCTGTGACCCCTGTGCCTGTTGTAGAAAGTCTTCAG CTGAATGGAGGTGGAGATGTAGCAATGTTGGAGCTAACAGGTCAGAACTTCACACCCAATTTGCGAGTTTGGTTTGGGGATGTGGAGGCAGAGACGATGTATAG GTGTGCAGAAAGTATGTTATGTGTCGTCCCTGACATTTCCGCTTTTCGAGAGGGCTGGAGGTGGGTCCGCCAGCCAGTGCAGGTGCCAGTTACACTGGTCCGGAACGATGGCATAATATATTCAACCAGCCTTACTTTTACATACACCCCGGAGCCTGGACCTCGGCCTCATTGTAGCGCAGCCGGAGCAATCCTGCGAGCCAACTCAAGTCTCCTGGCCTCCAATGATCCAAGCACGAACAGCGAGGGAAGTTACACAAATGTCAGCACAAATTCTACCAATGTCACGTCATCTGCGGCAGCAGTAGTGTCGTAA
- the RBPJ gene encoding recombining binding protein suppressor of hairless isoform X2 yields MRNYLKERGDQTVLILHAKVAQKSYGNEKRFFCPPPCVYLMGSGWKKKKEQMERDGCSEQESQPCAFIGIGNSEQEMQQLNLEGKNYCTAKTLYISDSDKRKHFMLSVKMFYGNSDDIGVFLSKRIKVISKPSKKKQSLKNADLCIASGTKVALFNRLRSQTVSTRYLHVEGGNFHASSQQWGAFYIHLLDDDESEGEEFTVRDGYIHYGQTVKLVCSVTGMALPRLIIRKVDKQTALLDADDPVSQLHKCAFYLKDTERMYLCLSQERIIQFQATPCPKEPNKEMINDGASWTIISTDKAEYTFYEGMGPVHAPVTPVPVVESLQLNGGGDVAMLELTGQNFTPNLRVWFGDVEAETMYRCAESMLCVVPDISAFREGWRWVRQPVQVPVTLVRNDGIIYSTSLTFTYTPEPGPRPHCSAAGAILRANSSLLASNDPSTNSEGSYTNVSTNSTNVTSSAAAVVS; encoded by the exons ATGCGTAACTATTTAAAAGAGCGGGGCGATCAGACCGTACTTATCCTACATGCTAAAGTTGCACAGAAGTCCTATGGCAATGAGAAAAG GTTCTTTTGCCCTCCCCCTTGTGTTTATCTCATGGGCAGTGGttggaagaaaaagaaagaacagatggAAAGAGATGGCTGCTCTGAGCAGGAATCCCAGCCCTGTGCCTTCATTGGCATTGGGAACAGCGAGCAAGAGATGCAGCAGCTGAACCTGGAAGGAAAG AACTATTGCACTGCCAAAACCCTGTACATATCTGACTCAGACAAGAGGAAGCACTTCATGTTATCGGTGAAAATGTTCTATGGGAATAGTGACGACATTGGCGTGTTCCTAAGCAAACGTATCAAGGTTATCTCTAAGCCATCAAAAAAGAAGCAGTCGCTGAAAAATGCAGACT TATGTATTGCATCAGGGACAAAAGTGGCACTATTCAACCGCCTGCGATCACAGACGGTCAGTACAAGATATTTACACGTCGAAGGTGGAAATTTCCATGCCAGTTCGCAACAATGGGGAGCGTTTTATATCCACCTTT TGGACGATGATGAATCAGAAGGAGAAGAATTTACAGTGCGGGATGGTTACATACATTATGGACAGACAGTAAAACTTGTATGCTCGGTTACTGGCATGGCACTCCCTAGGCTG attatccGGAAGGTGGATAAACAGACTGCTTTGTTAGATGCAGATGATCCAGTTTCTCAGCTCCACAAATGTGCGTTCTACCTGAAGGACACAGAGAGAATGTACTTATGCCTTTCTCAGGAACGAATAATCCAGTTTCAA GCCACTCCATGCCCCAAAGAGCCAAACAAAGAGATGATCAATGACGGTGCTTCATGGACAATCATTAGCACAGATAAGGCAGAGTACACGTTCTATGAAGGCATGGGACCCGTACACGCACCTGTGACCCCTGTGCCTGTTGTAGAAAGTCTTCAG CTGAATGGAGGTGGAGATGTAGCAATGTTGGAGCTAACAGGTCAGAACTTCACACCCAATTTGCGAGTTTGGTTTGGGGATGTGGAGGCAGAGACGATGTATAG GTGTGCAGAAAGTATGTTATGTGTCGTCCCTGACATTTCCGCTTTTCGAGAGGGCTGGAGGTGGGTCCGCCAGCCAGTGCAGGTGCCAGTTACACTGGTCCGGAACGATGGCATAATATATTCAACCAGCCTTACTTTTACATACACCCCGGAGCCTGGACCTCGGCCTCATTGTAGCGCAGCCGGAGCAATCCTGCGAGCCAACTCAAGTCTCCTGGCCTCCAATGATCCAAGCACGAACAGCGAGGGAAGTTACACAAATGTCAGCACAAATTCTACCAATGTCACGTCATCTGCGGCAGCAGTAGTGTCGTAA